GCTGGTGGGATTTCGGCAGGTTATGCGTACAATCTAAAAGGGCTACAAATTGCTAAAAAAAGAATAGAAGAACTTTTTACACTTGCCCAAAGATTAAGAGCCGAAGATACTTACCAGCTTATGAAAATTTATGAGCTTATTGATAGACTCTATGTTTGCAAAGTTTTGCTACATCATTTAGAAGCAAGGAAAGAAACAAGATGGAGAGCATTCCAAGAATTTGTTGATTATCCTTATAAGGACGATGAGAACTTTTTGAAGTATGTGAATTCCCGATTTGAAGATGGCCAAGTCAAGATAATCTTTAGAAGCTTAGTAAAAAAGGATGAGGTATATGAGCATAAGGATTGACAGACAAAGATGTATTGGATGTGGAAAATGTGCTGAAATTTGTCCAGGCAATTTAATTGTGATAGATGAAGATAAGAAAGCATTTATCAGAGACCCGCGTGATTGCTGGGGCTGTGCTGCGTGTGTAAAAGAGTGTAAATTTTCTGCAATCAGATATTTTTTAGGTGCAGAAATTGGGGGAAATGGAACAACTATGTATGTAGAAAAAGAAAATGATGAAATTATGTACTGGTACTTTGAAAAACCCAGCGGCGAAAAAGAAATGATTGTACAGAATCTCAAAGATAACACCACATATTAGGA
The sequence above is drawn from the Caldicellulosiruptor bescii DSM 6725 genome and encodes:
- a CDS encoding 4Fe-4S dicluster domain-containing protein, with protein sequence MSIRIDRQRCIGCGKCAEICPGNLIVIDEDKKAFIRDPRDCWGCAACVKECKFSAIRYFLGAEIGGNGTTMYVEKENDEIMYWYFEKPSGEKEMIVQNLKDNTTY